A single Primulina eburnea isolate SZY01 chromosome 11, ASM2296580v1, whole genome shotgun sequence DNA region contains:
- the LOC140805509 gene encoding uncharacterized protein translates to MIDAASGGALVNKTPQEARALISNMAANTQQFSTRQDNLPRQVNEVSVTPIDQRLDSLTSLLENLVAGQVQQVKACGVCSMVAHPTDTCPTLQENPTQQVNAIDGFPRQPQRRYDPYSNSFNPGWQDHPNFSYRNQGGQQRYPIQNFHKYPSPAQASNSGMSLDEIVKALAENTQKFQQETRASIQNLSTQVGQLATTICKLEAQNLEIGVQASAKQKEENEIKVEDKIINQDDAPKGKFSPLFEYKPIPPFPLALNRKCESIKELNDLIRRGEVNIPSLDVIKPVPRCAKLLKEFCATKKRHKLKGCKREKVGEHVSAVIQKTIPIKCSDPGMFSIPCIIGDTRLEKAMLDLGASINFMPDSVYNYLKLGPLTETDIVIQLADMSTVYPRGVIEDVLVKVENLVFHADFYVLDMENDDLNNVNSGTLTMKFDGEIVKFNIYDTMKYPVSESTINTLDTANHLSQENSKIVDKNDLEEIIERPVENSNTIFSLSDSQISKIERRLPPDRPKHVLIKKGGNIQGIEISKKFKENKHLMKFAMKIFKRNKVDKVTINEPP, encoded by the exons ATGATTGATGCTGCAAGTGGAGGTGCATTGGTAAACAAAACGCCTCAAGAGGCACGAGCTCTAATCTCCAACATGGCTGCCAATACACAACAATTCAGTACTAGGCAAGACAACCTTCCGCGACAAGTCAATGAGGTAAGTGTTACTCCTATCGATCAAAGGTTAGATTCTTTGACATCTCTTTTGGAAAATTTGGTTGCAGGACAGGTGCAACAGGTAAAAGCTTGTGGTGTATGTTCTATGGTGGCACATCCTACAGACACGTGCCCTACATTACAAGAAAATCCAACACAACAAGTTAATGCAATCGACGGATTTCCTCGACAACCTCAGCGCCGATACGATCCATATTCTAATAGCTTCAATCCAGGATGGCAAGATCACCCAAATTTCAGCTACAGGAATCAAGGAGGTCAACAAAGATATCCAATACAAAATTTTCACAAATATCCATCACCTGCGCAAGCCTCTAACTCAGGTATGTCTTTAGATGAAATTGTGAAAGCCTTAGCTGAGAACACTCAGAAATTTCAACAGGAAACGAGGGCTAGCATTCAGAACTTGAGCACTCAAGTGGGACAATTGGCGACCACAATTTGCAAGTTGGAAGCACAAAATTTAG AAATTGGGGTACAAGCATCAGCCAAACAAAAGGAAGAGAATGAGATAAAAGTTGAggataaaataatcaatcaaGATGATGCTCCGAAAGGTAAGTTTTCTCCTCTATTTGAGTATAAACCTATTCCCCCATTCCCTCTTGCATTGAATAGGAAATGTGAAAGTATTAAGGAGTTGAACGACCTTATTCGTAGAGGCGAGGTAAATATTCCTTCATTAGATGTCATTAAACCAGTACCTCGTTGTGCTAAACTTTTAAAAGAATTTTGTGCTACAAAAAAGAGACATAAGTTGAAGGGGTGTAAAAGGGAAAAGGTAGGAGAACATGTTTCTGCAGTCATTCAAAAAACTATTCCTATCAAATGCAGTGATCCAGGTATGTTTTCTATCCCTTGTATTATTGGCGATACTAGACTTGAAAAGGCTATGTTGGATTTGGGTGCTTCTATCAATTTCATGCCTGATTctgtttataattatttaaaacttGGACCTCTGACTGAAACCGACATTGTGATCCAGTTGGCTGATATGTCCACTGTTTATCCTAGAGGTGTTATTGAAGATGTTCTTGTGAAAGTTGAAAATTTGGTTTTTCATGCTGACTTTTATGTGCTCGACATGGAAAATGATGATTTAAACA ATGTTAATAGTGGTACCCTTACTATGAAATTTGATGGTGAGATTGTTAAGTTTAATATTTATGATACCATGAAATATCCTGTTAGTGAAAGCACTATTAATACTCTTGATACTGCTAATCacttgtcacaagaaaattcaaaaattgttgaTAAGAATGATTTAGAGGAGATTATTGAAAGACCTGTTGAAAATTCTAATACTATATTTTCTCTCTCTGATTCGCAGATATCTAAAATTGAGCGAAGACTCCCTCCAGATCGACCCAAGCATGTACTCATAAAAAAGGGAGGAAATATCCAAGGGATAGAGATTTCCAAGAAATTCAAAGAAAACAAGCATTTGATGAAATTTgctatgaaaatattcaagcgGAATAAAGTGGACAAAGTGACCATTAATGAACCACCATGA